The following are from one region of the Arachis duranensis cultivar V14167 chromosome 10, aradu.V14167.gnm2.J7QH, whole genome shotgun sequence genome:
- the LOC107471257 gene encoding transcription factor PRE6: protein MSSRRSRQQSGSNRISDDQIIELVSKLRQLVPEIRDRRSDKVSASKVLQETCNYIRNLHREVDDLSERLSQLLATIDADSAEAAIIRSLINQ from the exons ATGTCTAGCAGAAGGTCAAGGCAACAATCAGGGTCTAATAGAATCTCCGATGACCAAATCATCGAACTTGTTTCAAAGTTGCGCCAACTTGTTCCTGAGATTCGAGATAGGCGCTCTGATaag GTTTCAGCTTCTAAGGTTCTACAAGAGACATGCAACTATATAAGAAACTTACACAGAGAGGTTGATGATTTAAGCGAACGTTTGTCTCAATTGTTGGCCACAATTGATGCTGATAGTGCTGAAGCTGCCATCATAAGGAGCCTAATTAACCAATAA